AGTAGAGCTTCACCCATCTTCAGAGCCTTGGCAGCGTCGGCAGCCTTAGCGCAGTCGGGAGCGAAAGCAACGGGAACACCCAGAGCCTTCTCTACAGCCTCGCGGATCTGACCCAGAGACTTCTTCATATCTACCTTACCTTTGGGCTTACCCATGTGGCTCATGATAATGGTAGCACCGCCGTCGGCCAGAATCTTCTTCAGGGTAGGCAGGGCACCGCGGATACGGGTGTCGTCTGTAATCTTACCATTCTCATCGAGGGGTACGTTAAAGTCTACACGTACGATTGCCTTCTTACCGGCAAAATTGAATTCGTTGATAGTCATAATTTTATAATAATTAAAAGAAATTAAGAATAATCTTCAATGAATCGCACGCAAAGGTACGAAATAATATCAGGAAACTGCAATCGAAGTTTCATTATTTATACTTTTTTTGCGGTTACTGTTGCATATTTGAAAGTAAGGACATCTGGTACATTGCTGTCGGTCGGCAGTAGGTGTAAATGGTATGTCGGGATTGAACATCTGGTCTATGGTGTCACTGAGTAGTCGGGAAAACTCTTCACGCGTATTCTCAACATCGTCTATGCGTTCCCGTCCAAAGCGGAGAATCGGGTCGTAGTTGTCCTTTCCGGCATGTTGGATAAAGAGCAAAGCTGGGCTCACAGGTAGATTGCCGGCATTGAATTGGCTGGAGGTGCGCACTATGATGCTGTATATAAAAGTCTGCAGATAGTAATCGCTGTGTTTGACCAGTTCCTGTGCATCAAAGATGGCCTGAACGTTGGCCAGTGACTTGTCATTTTTTGATCCGCCCGTCTTGTAATCCACCACTCGGATGCGTTCTTCTTTCAGACCTGTAATAGGATTGATTTCAGTAATGCGGTCCAGACGGTCTATTCGTCCACCGATGGTCGTAGTAATGTGAGGGGTCTCAATGGTTGTCTTAGTGAGACATTCCAGGCCTATAATTGTGAAAGGAGTTAGTCGGCTGTCTATCTGCAACAGTTGTCGCAGGTAGTGGATAATGACCTGACGGTTGATAAGTTGCAGACCGTTGAGGTGGTTGCTGAGGTTGTGGATATTTGCATTGCCGAATAATTCTTTTTGTAAAGCTCTGTCAACGGCCATTTCAATTTCCACCCCCGATTTCAGTAGTTGTTCGATGTCGTGCTTTACAATCTGTCTGCTCTTCTGGGTCAGCTGCTCGTAGATGGTTTGGGAAGCCTCGTGGAAGATGTTGCCGAAGATTCGGTTGTCGATAGTATCATCTTCATTGTCAATGTTTTGGCGCAGGCCGCATACGTAGTTGTAGAAGAACTGTAACTGGCAGCGCATATAACTGTTAATAGCCGTTGGCGTGAGTAGTGGCGTGTTAACATCGGGGTTCTGGGTGGGATCAAAGCGCTTCATGAGTCGTTGCATGATAACAGACGATTTCTCTATGGCCTGTGGATTGACCGGCACGTTGTTTTGCCCGGCCTGCAGCGTGTTGAACGAGAACCTATGTGGACTCTCAACCATCAACTGAAGCATGAAGCGCGACATTTCACAGGTGCGTCCATCAGTGGTAGCATTATTGTAGAGAATGGTTACATCCTTGGCTCTTTGCAACAACCGGTGGAAGTAGTAAGAATAGATAGAAACCTTGTGGTCTATGGTGGTCAGCCCGTAGGCTTTACGAATGCTATAGGGAATGAACGAAGTGTCGTTAACACCCTTTGGCATGTTGCCCTCGTTGCACGATAGAATCAGCACATGGTCGAAGTCAAGATTGCGCGTTTCCAATACACCCATCACCTGCAACCCTTCGGCTGGTTCACCGTGGAATGGCACACTAGTCGATGATACTAGCTGACTAATGAGTCGCTGGAGGGTCACAATATCAACTTTTAGGTCACCGCATGCCACAAGGGCTTTCAGTCGGTTCAAAAGTGTGTACATGCGGAAAAGAGATTCTTGTGCCAGCGGATCGGCCAGTGGGGCGCTTTTCAACTCGACATTGCGTGCTACTAATTGCATTATCTGGCAGAGCCATGTGAGCAATTGTTTGTGGTCGTCATAGTGGGTAAAAATAAGTTGCGTGCCTTCATCTTGATGCAGGTCGGTAGAAGTGGGATAGTACAGATGCTGATTGCGAAGTGTATTTTTTAGTTGGGCAAACTGCTCAGTGATGAATTTGGCGTAGGGATGGTTCAGTACGGCCAGTACCTGAGTTAATCGAAAAGTCTGCCGTTGATGAGAATAGCCAGTGGTCTGTAAGGTCAGTAGGAGTGTGACCAATGAGGCCGCAGGTGATTGTATGAGAGGAAATCCCGTGGTGATGTTCACTTGTTCAACCTCGTTGGGCAGACAATGAATGACCGTTTGCAGCAGTGACTCATTGCAAAGTACGATTGCTGTTCGTCTGCCTGCATCTATACGCTCGAAGCGAGTATGGTCTGAATCATTCTCAGAATGTTGCTCTTTCAGCCATGTAGCGATGAAACGGGCTTGCGAATTTTCGGTTGAAGCCGATATATATCGTATGTTGCGCGGGGTAGAGAAATTGTTGTAGATGTCGGTCTTCGTATTGTCGAATGCATTGGGGAAGTGAGCAAGATACTGAGCGATGTAATGACCGGCCTCATTGTCCTGCATTCGGTTTTTCCTCTTGGGCATATAGTAATGGTCGAAATCCCAATAGAAGGTGGCCATGCCTCGTTGTTGCAGTATACTGAAAATGCGTTGCTCCACCTCCTGCAGCATGTTGAAGCCTACAAGCACATAGTGCTCGTATTCGAAAGGAAGGTCTTTTTGTTCAGCCACTTCACGATACAGAGCGCCCTCGTAGGCTAGTTGCTGCTGGGCCAATAGACTGTTGAAGGCATGATAGATATCGCCCATGCGCGACCATAGTCTGAGGAAACGCTGTTTGAGTTCAGTGTTATGGGTGTCAGAGAAATTGCTGAAGAATTTCTGGAGAATCTGTCGCTGCTCGTCAGTGAGATAAGATACATCATCCAGTTCGTGAATATTGCGAAGGTTGGCAAACACCTTGTCGGCATCGGCCATGTGCTTGTCTACATCGTCAAAGTCGGACAATAACAATTGTCCCCAACCGTAGAAATGGTCGAGCGTTTCGTCGAGTCCAGTCTGTTCAGTGAAACAACGGTGCAGGTCGCACACCAGTTTGATGGGGTCGGCAACCTGTCGGATACTGTGTCGGCGAAACAGTTCGCTGATGGTGATATAGGCTGGGCTCCAAATAGGGTGCTTACTGAGGTGAGCCAGCTCGTCACTTAGGAACAGGGCTGCACGCTTGTTGGGGAATACCACAGCCACATGGGATAGATTCTCGCCAAATCGGCTGATGAGGTCTTGGGCAACGTATTGTAAGAATGATTTCATTCGGATGTCGTGATGATAAATGAGGGTGGTGGGATTATACTTCTTCAATATGGTTAGAATAGACATACCACAGGTAGCCATGAATATTATCATAGCCCATTGAGGCAAGAAGGTCCATGTATTCCTGTACTTGTTGGTGATACTCTTGGCGTGGGCGTCCGAACTTAAAATCAACAACAATCATCTCATGACCATCGGTCATAACACGGTCGGGACGGCGCTCGAAGGTTTTACCGGTATGAGGATCAGTAGCCAGGATGGTGCATTCGTTGAAGAGCTTCCATTTGGCATCATACCATTGTGCCACCTGTGGGTGTGAGATACGCTTGCGGATGAGGTCTTCGATGCGTTCGCGCGTGAGATGGCTGTCGTAAAGAATACCGTCAAGCTCCATGCGTCGCAGGGCATTGTCTATATCGGCCGTAGTGCGAATGGTTGAGAATACTTCATGGAGGATGCTTCCCATCTGAATGTAGTTGGCCTGCTGTTGGACCTCGTCGTCATCGTCGGGAAGTGCAAACTTCCTACTATCGTTGCTCTGCTTGAACTCCACTTTCTGGGCAAATGCCTCGATGTTGGCGACGATGGGGGCGCTTTGGCGGAGAAAGACGTTAGGATGGGGCGTATCTTCCACCTTTTTTGTTGAGGCGTGAACAGCCGGGAGACTCTGTGAGTCAGCTCCCTTGCTGTATATTTGATTGGTATCGGAAAGGTTTCCATATTCGAAGATAATGGGCTGTCCCTCATCTTCCACGCTTTCGAGACAAGACTCTGCCAGCTGATTAGTAAGCAAGGGCAAGGTTGCTTCTATGATTGAGGCTGAGTAGTTTTGTCCACTGTTACGCTTACCAATAACAGAAAGAACTCTCGATGCACGGGTAAAAGCTACATAGAGTAGGTTCATGTTATCAACCATCACCTGCTGATGCTCTTCATTATACTCAGCTTCATAGATCGTATTCTCCATGCCACTCTTGCTGTAGTCTATGGGTACTATGGGCAGTTCGTTGAATGGTTCTTTCTTGGGATGGAACCAGAGTACATCGTTCTGTTCCATTTTCCAGTCGCAGAAAGGAATGAACACATAGGGAAACTCTAGGCCTTTTGACTTATGGATACTGATGATGCGGATACCATTTACTTCAGGGCTCTGAATGGTTTTTGAACAGAAATACTCATCCCATCTTTTCAGGAAACTCTTTAGGTCGGTGGTCTGCTCGTTGACAAAAGTAGTCACATAGTCGTAGAAGGCACACAGATAGGCGCTCTGCCCCTCATACTGCTGCAGGTCGAAGATAGAGAAAATACGCTCGGTGAGTTCGTAAAGAGGCAGTTGCCTGAGCTCATCGCGCTGACTGACAAACTGTGTGGGTAATTGGCTGTCGAGATCTTCGAGATAGGGATGCAGATGAGAATAGGTTGAAGCCAGGAAAGCCTTGGCTATATGATCGTTTTCATCGGTCAGATAGCGGATGGCTTGAACAATGGTCTGCACCGCTGGTGAGGCATCAAGCCGGAAAGCCTCGTCGCTGACGATAGGCACTTGAGGCATGTGCTCCATGAAATAGTTGGCTATTTCGGGAATGAATCTATTGGTGCGCACCAGAATAGCAATGTCGGAAGTAGGAATATTGGCATTTATCAGTTCAGCTATCTGGTTCATCAGTGTGCTGAGTACCTGTTCCTGATAGTCATCAGCCGGTTTCAACTCAATCCGGATATACCCCTCGTCTCCTTTGTTCTCAGGTACATCCTGTTTTACATCGCTATAAGCGGCGAGCTGCATTATCTGTGAAGCCTGGGTAAAGAAAGCATTATTGAAATTAATCACCCTACGGCAGGAACGGTAGTTGGTGGCTAGGGTGCGCACGTTCAATTGATTGCTGGCATCGGGAAACTCCTGAAGAATATTGTTCAGCAAGCGCCAATCGCCGTTGCGCCAGCGATAGATACTCTGCTTAACATCGCCCACAATCAGATTCTCAGAGGCTTCGTGACTCATGGTCTCTTGTAGCAATACCTTGAAGTTTTGCCACTGAACGGTCGAGGTGTCCTGGAACTCATCTATCATGATATGTTCCAACTGTGTTCCTATCTTTTCGAAAATGAAAGGTGAGTCGCTGCCATCAATAAGGTCATGCAGCAGTTTCTGCGTGTCGCTCAGCAGGAATCTATTGGCCCCTTTGTTCAGTTCGCGAACCTTACTCTCAATACTCTCCAGCAAGCGTAACTGACTGAGATGCCGGAGAGTGAGGGTGGCCGACTGGTAGAGTGACCACTGGCGTGGCTGTTCCTGGATGACTTCCTTGAGCAGGGCGTTCAGTGAACCATGAGCTAAGGCAACAATCTCATCACGGCGGGGATGTGTCTTCTTGCACCAGCCTTCAGGATTGTCCTCGCAATTCCTGACACGAGTGTTGATAATCTCTGATTTGAAATCATCACCACGCTGAAGTTTTACAAACACAGATGCCACACCTGATGAACCATAGGTGAAATCGCCCACTTCCAGTCCGTTTTCCTTCAGTATCTTAAAGAATCGTTCGCCAAGGCTTTGCATTCGTTTCTTGGCATTTTGGCGCATCTGCTCGAGTGTGCTCACATAGTTTTCAAAGAAGCCTGGCTGACTCATTCGTGCGTATAATGCCTGACTCTCTTTCTTATAGGAATCTTTGAAAATGGTAATGCCAAAATCCTTCAGTTTGTTGATGATGTTCCAGGAGCGGTCCTCACTGATGGTGTTCTTGATATAGTCGAGAATCCATTGCAGCATGAGATCTTGGGCCGATAGGTTCTCAATCAGTTCGTCAACGGCTTGTGCCTCGACCTGTTTGTCATCCAGTTCGATGGTGATGTTGGCCGTGAGTTCCAGTTCGCGTGCCAGATTGCGAAGTACACTTTGGAAAAACGAGTCGATGGTCTCTATTCGGAAATAACTGTAGTTGTGGAGTAGATTGGTCAAGGCAATACCAGCCTGATGGGATACAAACTCAGGACTTGCATCCAAATCGCGGCATACAGCATCTATATATCCTTTGGAATCGGGCAACTGGCGCCAGATGCCATACAACTGACTAAGTATGCGCATCTTCATTTCTTCGGTGGCCTTGTTGGTGAACGTCACAGCCAGAATCTGCTTGTAGACCTGCGGATTCTTTACCACAAGTTTGATATACTCAGTGGCAAGTGTGAATGTCTTACCACTACCAGCGCTCGCTCTATATATAATAAGAGGTGTATTTTGAGTCATGAGAATTAATATATTCTATTTCTTGTAAATTGTCCAAAGAAAAAAAACTCTGTCCCCGATTACCAGCGACGGAACAATTCAATGGTGAACTTAGCACCAAACTGCTGGAACGAAAAGTCGAGGAAACTTCCAAAGAGACCTATTGAACAAAGATGTGTACTAAAGCCATAGCCAAATTCCCAATAGGGGCGACTGTGCTCGATGAGTAGCCCGTTCAGGTAGAACCGCTCGCGTTCAACATAATGCCCCAAATAGGGTATGAACGAGGTGAGCAAGAGGGGCGTATCATAACTGATGTTATTATTCAGATAATAGGATGATGTGTTGTACAGACGAGAGTCGAGTAACTGAAAACTACCCGACCAGTTGTCGTCCCATCCTCCTTCCAAGTAGTTCTCGGTGAAGTTTGCATAATCCATAAAATAACTTTGATTCTTGTCGGTGTACATACCACCTCCAACACGAATACTTATGGCTTGAGTGCTGGGCAGTCGGAAAATACGGGAAGCACTGGCCTCCCAGCGGCCATATCTCAGGTGGCAGTCGCCCAAACTGACACCACGCTCGTAGTTGATGCTGAACACTGTGCGGCCCGTCCAAGGCTGAAGGAACAGGGTGATGCTCGGTGCAAAAGAGTTGTAAACCGTTGGACGACTGAATTTCTCCATATACTCGGGATGGATAGCCGTTCGACGGTGATAGACAAGTCCTTCCTCCAGGCGTAGCCAAGAACTCAGTTGGTTACTATTAGTCAGTTTAAGACGGTTGTCATCGAAGGTGGTGAGGTCGAACTCTTCAAGTTCGGGCAAATTACCTTTCTCGTCTTTTAATTCTTCCAGTACCGATGAGTTGGCAATGCGGTTGCCGTTGTTCCAAACCAGTTCCAGAAAGTCTTCTTTCTTCTTGTTATAGTTATAGCGGAAAGGAAGTTGGTAGAAAAACTGCTTGATTTTGAAGTTATAACCCAATGTAGGTGCGAAGGAAAGATTACTGTTGCCGCCTAGATTGTATAGAGTGGCAAGGTTCATCTTATATGAAACACCCCTGCTGTGGCTATAGTTCAGATACTGAGGCTGAAGAATAGGTGAGAGGTTGAACGAGAAGTTCTTTTCTTCACCATGATGACTTCTTACAAGATAGCTGCCTACATCCCATCCGATTTCCTTCAAGGTGGTCAGTGAGATCGTTTTTGTTGTCGTGTCTCTCTCAATGGTCTCGTGAGATTGCTTTTCCTTGACATCGTACTGCTCAATGACCGAACGCTCAGCCTTGCTAAGCTGAAGCGGCCGGATTTTATCTATTTTCTGACGGTCGGTTGTATCTGTCTTGGACAGAGAGGACAGGTGAGGCAGATTATAGACGGAGACAAACGAAGATTGTATGCGATTGCCCAACCAATTGAAATCAATATTGGTTT
The sequence above is a segment of the Prevotella sp. E9-3 genome. Coding sequences within it:
- a CDS encoding PD-(D/E)XK nuclease family protein, whose protein sequence is MKSFLQYVAQDLISRFGENLSHVAVVFPNKRAALFLSDELAHLSKHPIWSPAYITISELFRRHSIRQVADPIKLVCDLHRCFTEQTGLDETLDHFYGWGQLLLSDFDDVDKHMADADKVFANLRNIHELDDVSYLTDEQRQILQKFFSNFSDTHNTELKQRFLRLWSRMGDIYHAFNSLLAQQQLAYEGALYREVAEQKDLPFEYEHYVLVGFNMLQEVEQRIFSILQQRGMATFYWDFDHYYMPKRKNRMQDNEAGHYIAQYLAHFPNAFDNTKTDIYNNFSTPRNIRYISASTENSQARFIATWLKEQHSENDSDHTRFERIDAGRRTAIVLCNESLLQTVIHCLPNEVEQVNITTGFPLIQSPAASLVTLLLTLQTTGYSHQRQTFRLTQVLAVLNHPYAKFITEQFAQLKNTLRNQHLYYPTSTDLHQDEGTQLIFTHYDDHKQLLTWLCQIMQLVARNVELKSAPLADPLAQESLFRMYTLLNRLKALVACGDLKVDIVTLQRLISQLVSSTSVPFHGEPAEGLQVMGVLETRNLDFDHVLILSCNEGNMPKGVNDTSFIPYSIRKAYGLTTIDHKVSIYSYYFHRLLQRAKDVTILYNNATTDGRTCEMSRFMLQLMVESPHRFSFNTLQAGQNNVPVNPQAIEKSSVIMQRLMKRFDPTQNPDVNTPLLTPTAINSYMRCQLQFFYNYVCGLRQNIDNEDDTIDNRIFGNIFHEASQTIYEQLTQKSRQIVKHDIEQLLKSGVEIEMAVDRALQKELFGNANIHNLSNHLNGLQLINRQVIIHYLRQLLQIDSRLTPFTIIGLECLTKTTIETPHITTTIGGRIDRLDRITEINPITGLKEERIRVVDYKTGGSKNDKSLANVQAIFDAQELVKHSDYYLQTFIYSIIVRTSSQFNAGNLPVSPALLFIQHAGKDNYDPILRFGRERIDDVENTREEFSRLLSDTIDQMFNPDIPFTPTADRQQCTRCPYFQICNSNRKKSINNETSIAVS
- a CDS encoding DUF5686 family protein — protein: MNAREADSLVLNRMFAYQHEYKNKLDSFTTNCYTKYFFDTQRRNLLMWLIPDMYPFARGERQYVSEQFNEVKFTDLDNVKLKQRLFFTTVPRDRKPFSILNEFTIPQLYSTTLYGDHILSPFHPDNRVFYRYRVKHSGVRQAIVEFSPRLGNNTQLVTGQAVVLLSSGRVLDVDIKGEYDLIRFHSTINQGTEKRKDKTPLPLNCKTNIDFNWLGNRIQSSFVSVYNLPHLSSLSKTDTTDRQKIDKIRPLQLSKAERSVIEQYDVKEKQSHETIERDTTTKTISLTTLKEIGWDVGSYLVRSHHGEEKNFSFNLSPILQPQYLNYSHSRGVSYKMNLATLYNLGGNSNLSFAPTLGYNFKIKQFFYQLPFRYNYNKKKEDFLELVWNNGNRIANSSVLEELKDEKGNLPELEEFDLTTFDDNRLKLTNSNQLSSWLRLEEGLVYHRRTAIHPEYMEKFSRPTVYNSFAPSITLFLQPWTGRTVFSINYERGVSLGDCHLRYGRWEASASRIFRLPSTQAISIRVGGGMYTDKNQSYFMDYANFTENYLEGGWDDNWSGSFQLLDSRLYNTSSYYLNNNISYDTPLLLTSFIPYLGHYVERERFYLNGLLIEHSRPYWEFGYGFSTHLCSIGLFGSFLDFSFQQFGAKFTIELFRRW
- a CDS encoding exodeoxyribonuclease V subunit beta; the protein is MTQNTPLIIYRASAGSGKTFTLATEYIKLVVKNPQVYKQILAVTFTNKATEEMKMRILSQLYGIWRQLPDSKGYIDAVCRDLDASPEFVSHQAGIALTNLLHNYSYFRIETIDSFFQSVLRNLARELELTANITIELDDKQVEAQAVDELIENLSAQDLMLQWILDYIKNTISEDRSWNIINKLKDFGITIFKDSYKKESQALYARMSQPGFFENYVSTLEQMRQNAKKRMQSLGERFFKILKENGLEVGDFTYGSSGVASVFVKLQRGDDFKSEIINTRVRNCEDNPEGWCKKTHPRRDEIVALAHGSLNALLKEVIQEQPRQWSLYQSATLTLRHLSQLRLLESIESKVRELNKGANRFLLSDTQKLLHDLIDGSDSPFIFEKIGTQLEHIMIDEFQDTSTVQWQNFKVLLQETMSHEASENLIVGDVKQSIYRWRNGDWRLLNNILQEFPDASNQLNVRTLATNYRSCRRVINFNNAFFTQASQIMQLAAYSDVKQDVPENKGDEGYIRIELKPADDYQEQVLSTLMNQIAELINANIPTSDIAILVRTNRFIPEIANYFMEHMPQVPIVSDEAFRLDASPAVQTIVQAIRYLTDENDHIAKAFLASTYSHLHPYLEDLDSQLPTQFVSQRDELRQLPLYELTERIFSIFDLQQYEGQSAYLCAFYDYVTTFVNEQTTDLKSFLKRWDEYFCSKTIQSPEVNGIRIISIHKSKGLEFPYVFIPFCDWKMEQNDVLWFHPKKEPFNELPIVPIDYSKSGMENTIYEAEYNEEHQQVMVDNMNLLYVAFTRASRVLSVIGKRNSGQNYSASIIEATLPLLTNQLAESCLESVEDEGQPIIFEYGNLSDTNQIYSKGADSQSLPAVHASTKKVEDTPHPNVFLRQSAPIVANIEAFAQKVEFKQSNDSRKFALPDDDDEVQQQANYIQMGSILHEVFSTIRTTADIDNALRRMELDGILYDSHLTRERIEDLIRKRISHPQVAQWYDAKWKLFNECTILATDPHTGKTFERRPDRVMTDGHEMIVVDFKFGRPRQEYHQQVQEYMDLLASMGYDNIHGYLWYVYSNHIEEV